A single region of the Alkalispirochaeta americana genome encodes:
- a CDS encoding ATP-binding cassette domain-containing protein, with amino-acid sequence MNSDYILEVRNVTKEFPGVRALDDVSIRVKRGEIHGICGENGAGKSTLMGVVSGVHPRGSYQGTVRVKGKETSFRSVRDSEKVGLAIMHQELALSPYLSIYENIFLGHAETKWGIIDWDDLLSRSKPFLERVGLKDRPETVVSKMGVGKQQLVEIARALSKNTDILILDEPTASLNDDESEKLLELILELKREGLTCIIISHKLNEVLRVADSITVMRDGKSIQTYDTKADQVTQAMIISGMVGRDMTHMYPEKTARPGDVVFEVKDWTVFHPEYHHMKVVDNASFELKEGEILAFCGPMGAGRTELMMSLFGKSYGSSCRGKAFIRGESVDFSSPREAIRNGLGYVSEDRKSLGLILIQDVKTNISNSSLNRISRWGVVDGDAEVESAERYRRSLNIKTPSITQLVRNLSGGNQQKVVLSRCLLAEPEIFIVDEPTRGIDVGAKFEIYTILNELAAAGKSIIMVTSELPEAIGMADRIYVMNEGRIKGCLGRDEATQEKIMHMALT; translated from the coding sequence ATGAATAGCGATTATATCCTAGAAGTGAGAAACGTAACCAAGGAGTTCCCCGGCGTGCGCGCCTTGGACGATGTTTCGATTCGCGTGAAACGGGGAGAGATTCACGGCATCTGCGGTGAAAACGGTGCCGGAAAATCAACACTCATGGGGGTAGTGAGCGGTGTTCATCCCCGGGGAAGTTATCAGGGCACGGTGCGTGTCAAGGGAAAAGAAACCAGCTTCCGCAGCGTTCGCGACAGCGAGAAGGTCGGGCTCGCCATTATGCACCAGGAACTTGCCCTGAGCCCTTATTTATCGATCTATGAAAACATCTTTCTCGGCCACGCCGAGACAAAATGGGGCATCATCGACTGGGATGATCTCCTGAGTCGTTCAAAGCCATTTCTTGAGCGGGTGGGTCTTAAGGACCGTCCTGAAACGGTTGTGAGCAAGATGGGGGTGGGAAAACAGCAGCTCGTGGAGATTGCCCGGGCGCTCTCAAAGAATACCGATATTCTCATTCTTGATGAGCCCACGGCCTCTTTGAACGACGACGAGAGCGAGAAGCTCCTGGAACTGATCCTGGAACTCAAGCGGGAGGGGCTCACCTGCATTATCATCTCTCACAAATTGAACGAGGTTCTGAGAGTAGCCGATTCCATCACAGTTATGCGTGATGGAAAATCAATACAAACCTACGACACCAAAGCCGATCAGGTGACTCAGGCGATGATTATTTCCGGCATGGTGGGCCGGGATATGACCCATATGTACCCTGAAAAAACAGCCCGCCCCGGAGATGTGGTCTTTGAGGTGAAGGACTGGACCGTCTTTCATCCGGAATATCATCACATGAAGGTGGTGGACAACGCCTCGTTCGAGCTGAAAGAGGGCGAGATTCTCGCTTTTTGCGGCCCCATGGGAGCGGGTCGAACGGAACTCATGATGAGTCTCTTCGGGAAATCCTACGGATCCAGTTGCAGGGGCAAGGCCTTCATCAGGGGCGAGTCCGTCGATTTTTCCTCACCCCGTGAGGCGATCCGGAACGGCCTGGGGTACGTCTCGGAGGACAGAAAAAGCCTGGGCCTGATTCTGATTCAGGATGTCAAGACAAATATTTCGAACTCGAGCTTGAACAGGATTTCGCGCTGGGGAGTGGTCGATGGCGATGCCGAAGTGGAATCTGCCGAGCGATATCGTCGATCGCTGAATATAAAGACTCCCTCAATCACCCAGCTTGTGAGGAACCTGAGCGGTGGAAACCAGCAGAAGGTGGTTCTGAGCCGGTGCCTTCTGGCGGAGCCCGAGATCTTCATTGTCGATGAGCCCACCCGGGGGATCGATGTGGGGGCAAAGTTCGAGATCTACACGATCCTCAATGAACTGGCCGCCGCCGGCAAGAGCATCATCATGGTTACGTCGGAGCTTCCCGAGGCAATCGGGATGGCCGACAGGATCTATGTCATGAACGAGGGTCGGATAAAGGGTTGCCTCGGTCGGGACGAAGCAACGCAAGAAAAAATTATGCACATGGCCTTGACCTGA
- a CDS encoding ATP-binding cassette domain-containing protein translates to MAILSIHNLDLSFGGDSLLKDVHLHVNPGDRICLMGRNGTGKSTLLKIVAGDLLPDRGTVRRDQEAKTTFLSQDLPADLTGSALSVASRNDPSREQGARQLLTRLAVSPEASVETLSGGALRRVLLAQTLATPAEILLLDEPTNHLDLDTVLWLETYLERLCKSHSTAIIFVTHDRAFARRLAQTVGELDRGTLYHHDCGYDEFLSRRDKRLSDEEAQWEQFNKDLAKEEAWLRRGVKARRTRDEGRVRRLLEMRNLYQKRREQIGSVEISLEAAQRSGDLVITTKDLSFSYDSVARDTGEPPLIKNLSTLIMRGDRVGIVGPNGSGKTTLIKLLLGELTPQTGSVRRGANLQPLYFDQLRSSLDPEKTLWENLGDGYDTVTINGKTRHLLAYMEDFLFSREEVNKPVSILSGGERNRLLLAKFFARPSNLLILDEPTNDLDGETLELLEQILLDYQGTILLVSHDRAFLDNVVTDCLVLSGDGTVQEYAGGYGDWRDRQNQDKTPRNNTDETKNTSPTRERNKPRRNETRLSYKEKQELEELPQAISALEEEEAEIHRKLSDPDLYRTMARQESGSGTEHDPGQLSRRLDEVGQELARAYERWEELEGRRED, encoded by the coding sequence GTGGCGATACTGAGTATACATAATCTGGACCTGAGCTTTGGCGGCGATTCTCTCCTCAAAGACGTGCACCTCCACGTGAACCCCGGGGATCGAATCTGCCTCATGGGACGCAACGGGACGGGAAAATCCACCTTGCTCAAGATAGTCGCCGGGGATCTTCTTCCCGACCGGGGCACAGTTCGCCGTGATCAGGAGGCAAAAACGACCTTCCTGAGCCAGGATCTCCCCGCCGATCTCACCGGCAGCGCTCTCTCCGTGGCCAGCCGGAACGATCCCTCCCGGGAGCAGGGAGCCCGTCAGCTTCTTACACGCCTGGCCGTGTCGCCCGAGGCATCCGTGGAAACCCTCTCGGGGGGTGCCCTGCGGCGAGTGCTCCTGGCACAAACCCTGGCAACCCCGGCAGAAATCCTTCTTCTGGACGAACCCACGAACCATCTGGATCTGGACACGGTACTCTGGCTTGAAACCTACCTGGAAAGACTGTGCAAAAGCCATTCCACAGCGATAATCTTTGTCACCCACGACCGGGCCTTTGCACGCCGACTTGCCCAAACCGTGGGAGAACTGGACCGGGGAACCCTCTACCACCACGACTGCGGATACGATGAGTTCCTCAGCCGCCGCGACAAGCGCCTCTCCGATGAGGAAGCTCAGTGGGAGCAGTTCAACAAGGACCTGGCCAAGGAAGAGGCCTGGCTCCGGCGCGGCGTAAAAGCGCGCCGCACCCGCGATGAAGGCCGGGTGCGGCGGCTCCTGGAAATGCGGAACCTCTATCAGAAGCGCCGGGAACAGATTGGTTCCGTTGAGATCTCCCTGGAAGCAGCCCAGCGATCGGGCGATCTGGTGATCACCACCAAGGACCTGTCCTTCTCCTACGATTCCGTCGCCCGGGACACCGGCGAGCCCCCCCTTATCAAGAACCTTTCGACCCTGATCATGCGGGGCGACCGGGTGGGAATCGTCGGCCCCAACGGATCGGGCAAAACAACCCTGATCAAACTGCTCCTGGGGGAGCTCACCCCCCAAACAGGAAGCGTTCGCCGGGGGGCGAACCTGCAGCCACTCTATTTTGATCAACTCCGCAGTTCCCTGGACCCGGAAAAAACCCTCTGGGAGAACCTGGGGGACGGCTACGATACGGTAACAATCAACGGGAAAACCCGGCACCTGCTGGCCTATATGGAAGATTTCCTCTTTTCCCGTGAAGAGGTAAACAAACCGGTGAGCATCCTCTCGGGGGGTGAGCGGAACCGCCTGCTCCTGGCCAAATTTTTTGCCCGCCCCTCGAACCTGCTGATCCTGGACGAACCCACAAATGACCTGGATGGAGAAACCCTGGAACTGCTGGAGCAGATCCTCCTGGATTACCAGGGCACGATTCTGCTGGTAAGCCATGACAGGGCGTTCCTCGATAACGTGGTCACCGACTGTCTGGTGCTTTCCGGTGACGGGACCGTTCAGGAATACGCCGGAGGCTATGGAGACTGGAGGGATCGCCAGAACCAGGACAAAACGCCCCGGAATAACACCGATGAAACAAAAAACACCTCGCCTACCAGGGAGCGGAACAAACCACGTCGCAACGAGACACGACTAAGCTACAAGGAAAAGCAAGAACTGGAGGAGCTTCCCCAGGCGATCTCGGCTCTGGAAGAGGAGGAAGCAGAGATCCACCGGAAACTCTCCGACCCGGACCTTTACCGCACCATGGCCCGCCAGGAATCGGGCAGCGGGACAGAACACGACCCTGGCCAACTCTCTCGAAGGCTCGACGAGGTCGGCCAGGAACTGGCACGGGCCTATGAACGATGGGAAGAGCTTGAGGGGCGGCGGGAAGATTAG
- the bcp gene encoding thioredoxin-dependent thiol peroxidase, whose product MIDTGQTAPDFTLPDAQGNPVTLSQFRGTPVVVYFYPKDATPGCTREACSFRDNWEALQAAGIQVLGISADTRESHQAFAEAHNLPFPLLADPEKTVIIPWGAWGTKAMFGKKYQGILRYTFIIDREGQVRKIFKKVKTALHAQEILEAIQTLNL is encoded by the coding sequence ATGATCGATACAGGACAGACAGCACCGGATTTTACCCTTCCCGACGCTCAGGGAAATCCCGTAACACTTTCCCAATTCCGGGGAACCCCCGTGGTGGTCTATTTTTATCCCAAGGACGCCACTCCGGGATGCACCAGGGAAGCCTGCAGCTTCCGCGATAACTGGGAGGCCCTTCAGGCAGCGGGCATTCAGGTGCTGGGTATCAGCGCCGACACCCGGGAAAGCCACCAGGCCTTCGCAGAAGCCCACAACCTGCCCTTTCCCCTCCTGGCAGACCCGGAGAAAACTGTGATCATTCCCTGGGGCGCCTGGGGTACCAAGGCGATGTTTGGCAAGAAATATCAGGGCATCCTGCGCTATACCTTCATCATTGATCGGGAGGGCCAGGTCAGAAAGATCTTCAAGAAGGTAAAGACAGCCCTCCACGCCCAGGAAATCCTGGAAGCGATACAGACACTGAATCTGTAG
- the mmsB gene encoding multiple monosaccharide ABC transporter permease produces MSDTRNTSPTVSLHQLIKENIRSYSMFIMLGLIFVVFSVFTGGVNFSPRNISNIFMQNSYILILAAGMVLVIIVGNIDLSVGSIAAFTGAISAMIYNTGVGLPLTVVFTMAAGVGIGFFQGFWIAFAKIPAFIVTLAGMLLFRGLTYVITNVSPIALRDDGFRQITSGFITLEALHIGRVHYFAWLLGGLCSLVWVLMALQERRGKMKKGFEILPLPAFLLKSLFVVGMILLLSWKFAEFRGVPVIVVVLAVVVGVFTFITKRTVIGRYIYAVGGNAKSAKLSGINSEMVIFVVHTIMGMLSGLAGLVFAGYMNSALPQAGQLFELDAIAACFIGGASASGGIGTIVGAIIGGLVMGVINNGMSLMNIGADWQYVVKALVLLLAVFYDIYTRRKAGLA; encoded by the coding sequence ATGTCGGATACCAGGAATACATCGCCAACAGTTTCCCTGCACCAGCTGATAAAGGAGAACATTCGAAGTTACTCCATGTTCATCATGCTTGGTCTGATTTTTGTTGTCTTTTCGGTTTTTACGGGAGGTGTAAACTTCTCCCCCCGGAACATCTCGAATATTTTCATGCAAAACAGCTACATCCTCATTCTGGCGGCGGGGATGGTGCTTGTTATCATTGTGGGAAACATCGATCTTTCGGTGGGGTCTATCGCCGCCTTTACCGGGGCGATTTCTGCCATGATCTATAATACCGGCGTAGGCCTTCCCCTCACGGTTGTGTTTACCATGGCGGCCGGTGTGGGGATCGGCTTTTTCCAGGGTTTCTGGATCGCCTTTGCGAAAATTCCCGCTTTTATTGTCACCCTGGCAGGGATGTTGCTTTTCCGTGGTCTCACCTACGTGATAACCAACGTGAGCCCCATCGCTTTGCGCGATGACGGATTCCGCCAGATTACTTCGGGTTTCATCACTCTGGAGGCATTGCACATAGGGCGGGTTCATTATTTTGCCTGGCTTCTGGGTGGCCTCTGCTCGCTGGTCTGGGTTCTGATGGCTCTTCAGGAGCGACGAGGAAAGATGAAAAAGGGCTTCGAGATCCTTCCTCTGCCCGCTTTTCTTTTGAAAAGCCTCTTTGTTGTGGGAATGATCTTACTTCTCTCCTGGAAGTTCGCCGAGTTTCGGGGGGTTCCTGTGATCGTGGTTGTCCTTGCTGTGGTTGTGGGGGTTTTCACCTTCATCACCAAGCGAACGGTGATTGGCCGGTACATCTACGCCGTGGGAGGCAACGCAAAATCAGCGAAACTTTCGGGAATAAACTCCGAGATGGTTATCTTTGTGGTCCACACCATTATGGGGATGCTCTCGGGGTTAGCCGGACTGGTTTTCGCCGGGTATATGAACTCGGCACTCCCCCAGGCGGGACAGCTCTTCGAGCTTGATGCGATAGCGGCCTGTTTTATCGGCGGTGCTTCGGCATCGGGTGGTATCGGTACCATTGTGGGTGCGATCATCGGCGGGCTTGTCATGGGAGTTATCAACAACGGGATGTCTCTCATGAACATTGGTGCCGACTGGCAGTACGTGGTGAAGGCCCTGGTCCTCCTCCTTGCTGTTTTCTATGACATCTATACACGGCGCAAGGCAGGGCTCGCCTGA
- the hcp gene encoding hydroxylamine reductase has translation MYCFQCQEAAGNTGCTVRGVCGKTGETAVLQDLLVYAARGLATVADAIPQAEKKRDDQPLLETGRLILEALFTTVTNVSFDDTRITQTILEVLRHKEGLLAASLQAGTVKDTDLTEAARWNAATPSELLARASQASVMAEEDPDKRALGELAIYGLKGIAAYADHARVLGYEDTDLYREILRLLAAIDRGEASPEIVIATGHAAVTAMALLDRANTETYGNPEITQVELGVRGNPGILISGHDLKDLQELLEQTRGTGVDVYTHGEMLPAHYYPAFKKYSHFVGNYGSSWWAQDREFESFHGPIVMTTNCLTPPKASYKDRIFTTGLVAFPQVAHIPDRSASSPAKDFSRVIELARTCDPPRELETGSITGGFAHAQVTALADKVVEAVKSGAISKFIVMGGCDGRQKGRSYFTDMAKALPPDTVILTAGCAKYRYNKLDLGSIGGIPRVLDAGQCNDSYSLAVIALKLKEAFGLESLEDLPLDFDIAWYEQKAITVLLALLALGFKGVRIGPTLPAFLSPAVAEVLVSTFGLKVTTTVEADLAEIMGAAAGA, from the coding sequence ATGTATTGTTTTCAATGTCAGGAAGCAGCGGGGAACACAGGGTGCACCGTCAGAGGTGTCTGCGGGAAAACCGGAGAAACAGCAGTCCTCCAGGACCTGCTGGTCTACGCAGCCCGGGGCCTTGCCACCGTCGCCGATGCCATCCCCCAAGCCGAAAAAAAACGGGACGATCAGCCCCTCCTTGAGACGGGCCGACTGATTCTGGAGGCTCTCTTCACGACGGTCACCAACGTCAGTTTTGACGACACCCGGATAACACAGACCATCCTTGAGGTGCTGCGGCACAAGGAAGGCCTTCTGGCTGCTTCCCTTCAGGCAGGAACGGTGAAGGACACCGATTTGACCGAAGCGGCACGGTGGAACGCCGCGACCCCGAGCGAACTCCTCGCCCGGGCAAGCCAGGCCTCGGTGATGGCTGAAGAAGATCCCGACAAACGGGCCCTGGGAGAACTCGCCATCTACGGTCTCAAGGGAATCGCCGCCTACGCCGACCATGCCCGGGTTCTGGGGTATGAGGACACCGATCTGTACCGGGAAATCCTGCGTCTCCTGGCAGCAATTGACCGAGGAGAGGCCTCGCCAGAGATCGTGATCGCCACGGGCCACGCAGCAGTCACGGCCATGGCGCTCCTTGACCGGGCCAACACCGAAACCTACGGAAACCCCGAGATCACCCAGGTGGAGCTGGGAGTTCGGGGAAATCCCGGAATACTCATCTCCGGCCACGACCTTAAGGACCTTCAGGAACTGCTTGAACAGACCCGGGGAACCGGTGTGGATGTCTATACCCACGGGGAGATGCTGCCCGCCCATTACTACCCGGCCTTCAAAAAATACTCCCATTTCGTGGGCAACTACGGCAGCTCCTGGTGGGCCCAGGACCGGGAATTTGAATCCTTTCACGGACCCATTGTGATGACCACCAACTGCCTTACCCCTCCCAAGGCAAGCTACAAAGACCGGATCTTTACCACGGGTCTCGTGGCGTTTCCCCAGGTGGCCCATATTCCCGATCGTAGCGCCAGCTCCCCGGCGAAGGATTTCTCCCGGGTCATCGAACTCGCCAGAACCTGCGATCCCCCTCGAGAACTTGAAACAGGATCAATCACCGGGGGCTTTGCCCACGCCCAGGTGACGGCCCTGGCCGACAAGGTGGTGGAGGCGGTCAAGTCGGGGGCTATCAGCAAGTTCATCGTTATGGGAGGTTGCGACGGACGCCAGAAGGGACGTAGTTATTTCACGGACATGGCCAAAGCACTTCCGCCCGACACGGTGATCCTCACGGCAGGCTGTGCAAAATACCGGTACAACAAACTTGACCTGGGAAGCATCGGGGGGATTCCCCGTGTCCTGGACGCGGGCCAGTGCAACGACAGCTATTCCCTGGCAGTGATAGCCTTGAAACTGAAAGAGGCCTTTGGTCTGGAGAGCCTGGAAGATCTCCCCCTGGATTTTGACATCGCCTGGTACGAGCAGAAGGCGATCACCGTACTCCTGGCGCTTCTGGCTCTGGGGTTCAAGGGGGTCAGGATCGGGCCTACCCTGCCGGCCTTCCTGAGTCCTGCCGTAGCAGAAGTTCTCGTCTCAACCTTCGGGCTGAAAGTGACCACCACGGTGGAGGCGGACCTGGCCGAAATTATGGGCGCTGCAGCCGGGGCCTGA
- a CDS encoding substrate-binding domain-containing protein, translating to MKRIGLILSALALVAAVSFAGGQGERGGLDIGIAMPETHVERWQQDGAALLAGAQELGYSAEVAYGDADQGRQNQQIQDFITKGARLLIVGNINEGVNAVVREAAYEDIIVIAYDRLITGSDAYDYYITFDNFKVGQFQGQAIVDKLDLDAVGADNPKHITLFAGSPTDNNANFFFDGAMSILRPHIERGALNVVGPAPLRSSDGAFTRIATENWRAEVAKSRMENLLSNDARDVTLDAVLAPNDTLARAIIEALAADAKYDTTEKLPVVTGQDAELASVQSIRDGRQYMTVFKDTRLLAEGAIKLADALLSDRSPSIPGARLDTETYDTGMKVVRSYLLEPINVTRENYREVLIDSGYYSESALR from the coding sequence ATGAAACGGATTGGTCTTATACTTTCGGCGCTGGCCCTGGTGGCAGCGGTTTCTTTTGCCGGAGGGCAGGGGGAAAGAGGTGGTCTTGATATCGGAATCGCCATGCCTGAAACCCACGTGGAGCGATGGCAGCAGGATGGAGCGGCCCTTCTCGCCGGGGCCCAGGAACTGGGATATTCCGCCGAAGTTGCCTACGGTGACGCCGATCAGGGGCGTCAGAACCAGCAGATTCAGGATTTCATTACCAAGGGTGCCCGCCTTCTGATTGTGGGAAACATCAACGAAGGTGTGAACGCCGTGGTGCGGGAAGCTGCCTACGAAGATATCATCGTCATCGCCTATGACCGGCTGATCACCGGCTCCGATGCCTACGACTACTACATCACTTTTGATAACTTCAAAGTTGGTCAGTTCCAGGGGCAGGCGATCGTGGACAAACTGGATCTGGATGCGGTGGGGGCTGATAATCCCAAGCACATTACCCTCTTTGCCGGATCTCCCACGGACAACAACGCGAACTTTTTCTTCGATGGAGCCATGTCGATTCTGCGGCCTCACATCGAACGGGGTGCCCTGAACGTGGTTGGACCCGCCCCTCTAAGATCCTCCGATGGAGCTTTTACACGGATCGCCACGGAAAACTGGCGCGCTGAAGTTGCCAAGTCCCGCATGGAAAACCTTCTGAGCAACGATGCTCGTGATGTTACTCTCGATGCCGTTCTTGCTCCCAACGACACCTTGGCTCGGGCAATTATCGAAGCTCTCGCGGCCGATGCAAAGTACGACACCACGGAGAAGCTTCCTGTTGTAACCGGTCAGGACGCCGAACTCGCGTCAGTTCAGTCTATTCGCGACGGTCGACAGTACATGACTGTCTTCAAGGATACCCGGCTGCTTGCTGAGGGAGCCATCAAGCTGGCCGACGCGCTTCTCTCGGACCGGAGCCCCTCGATTCCCGGTGCCCGCCTGGATACCGAAACCTACGACACGGGAATGAAGGTTGTTCGTTCCTACCTGTTGGAGCCGATCAACGTGACCCGCGAGAACTACCGGGAGGTTTTGATCGACAGCGGATACTACTCTGAGAGTGCTCTTCGCTAG
- a CDS encoding ArsR/SmtB family transcription factor: MTVMENPGERGNGQEHQETMVLRDRRQRLPPKEVTARAARFFRGMADPTRLRILVALAQESTCVGDLCILLSMEQSAVSHQLRLLRELRLVSAQRRGRHMVYSLEDDHVLQLVQGAVAHASHSPCRG, encoded by the coding sequence ATGACAGTGATGGAGAATCCCGGGGAAAGAGGGAACGGGCAGGAGCATCAGGAGACGATGGTCCTGCGGGACCGGCGGCAGCGATTGCCCCCGAAGGAGGTAACAGCCAGGGCAGCCCGGTTTTTTCGGGGCATGGCGGATCCGACCCGTCTGCGGATACTGGTGGCGCTGGCTCAGGAATCAACCTGCGTGGGGGATCTCTGCATTCTTCTTTCCATGGAACAGTCTGCCGTATCGCACCAGTTGCGTCTGCTCCGGGAACTCAGGCTTGTGTCTGCCCAGCGACGGGGGCGGCACATGGTTTATTCTCTGGAAGATGACCACGTGCTGCAGCTTGTGCAGGGGGCCGTGGCTCACGCCAGCCATTCTCCATGTCGGGGCTAA
- a CDS encoding oxidoreductase, giving the protein MAGTSIHSSLDLPRGRVVQNRLVMPPLVIWKAGQEGVVTEAHLRHYGETAPGCGLVIVEATAVSPEGRLAATQLGLFSDHQIPGMRRLARTIRQAGALPGIQLHHAGARTNLEKTWGATPVAPSPVDGREDLRTLDEEEIHRILEDFRKASERALEAGFEVLEVHGAHGFLGSQFLSPRTNRRTDAWGGSPDGRLRFLGEVLANLRATAGDDALVSCRLGVAEADPGDGPFLTLSQGVAAARELARQGLEMIHVSHGGSLPRSPSSEAPGMDPELADPLLHLAKPVKEALNIPVIAIGGITTPGGAQKALDGGYGDMIAAGRAMLADPGWARTSRDGDGRSLQVCRKCLPRCFHYTDPPRCPARGAAGIAPPGE; this is encoded by the coding sequence ATGGCGGGTACCAGCATCCACTCTTCTCTTGATCTTCCCCGGGGACGGGTCGTACAGAACCGTCTGGTGATGCCACCCCTGGTTATCTGGAAGGCTGGCCAGGAAGGAGTGGTTACGGAGGCTCATCTGCGCCACTACGGCGAGACTGCTCCTGGCTGCGGTCTGGTGATTGTGGAAGCCACCGCGGTGAGCCCCGAAGGGCGCCTGGCGGCAACGCAGCTGGGGCTCTTTTCGGATCACCAGATTCCGGGAATGCGCCGCCTGGCCAGGACGATCCGCCAGGCCGGAGCTCTGCCGGGAATCCAGCTCCACCACGCAGGCGCGCGGACAAACCTCGAAAAAACCTGGGGTGCCACCCCCGTGGCTCCCTCGCCGGTGGACGGCCGGGAGGATCTTCGCACCCTGGACGAAGAAGAGATCCACCGTATCCTGGAAGATTTCAGGAAAGCCTCGGAACGGGCTCTGGAGGCGGGCTTCGAGGTCCTGGAGGTTCACGGGGCCCACGGGTTCCTGGGCTCCCAGTTTCTCTCGCCCCGGACAAACCGTCGCACCGACGCCTGGGGAGGATCCCCCGATGGCAGGCTCCGCTTCCTGGGAGAAGTCCTGGCGAACCTTCGCGCCACCGCCGGAGATGATGCCCTGGTCTCCTGCCGCCTGGGCGTTGCCGAGGCCGATCCCGGTGACGGTCCGTTTCTGACGCTTTCCCAGGGGGTGGCCGCAGCGCGAGAACTTGCCCGACAGGGGCTGGAGATGATCCACGTCTCCCACGGGGGAAGCCTGCCTCGCTCTCCCTCTTCGGAAGCTCCGGGGATGGACCCGGAACTGGCCGACCCCCTGTTGCATCTGGCAAAGCCCGTGAAAGAGGCCCTGAATATTCCCGTGATCGCTATTGGCGGAATTACCACTCCCGGAGGTGCCCAAAAAGCCCTTGACGGGGGCTACGGCGACATGATTGCCGCGGGCCGGGCCATGCTGGCCGATCCTGGCTGGGCGCGCACAAGCCGGGACGGAGACGGGCGATCCCTTCAGGTGTGCCGAAAATGCCTGCCCCGCTGTTTTCACTACACCGATCCTCCCCGGTGCCCCGCCCGAGGCGCAGCAGGAATTGCACCTCCCGGTGAGTAA
- a CDS encoding Crp/Fnr family transcriptional regulator: MADLFTHLGEDFMERLGDGLPSKNIARGTIIFMEGQEGDHFFCLLRGQVRLFRSTGDGREVTLHMVEAGDLFAEIVLFERDTYPASAVAVEDCSIRAIPRERLLGLLSEAPLREEFIRNLVGKMRFLSQQLYVLATMDVRQRLARFLAVRFGQVPLITLDLNKQETAAAISVRPETLSRALAALKDEGLLGWSGKTITVDPRFWKDI; this comes from the coding sequence ATGGCAGATCTTTTTACTCATCTTGGTGAGGATTTCATGGAACGTCTGGGAGATGGTCTTCCTTCGAAGAATATTGCCCGGGGAACGATTATCTTCATGGAGGGGCAGGAGGGGGATCACTTCTTTTGTCTCCTGCGGGGGCAGGTTCGGCTCTTTCGGTCCACCGGTGATGGTCGGGAGGTGACGCTTCATATGGTGGAAGCGGGGGATCTCTTTGCCGAGATTGTTTTGTTTGAGCGGGACACCTATCCGGCCAGTGCTGTGGCTGTCGAGGATTGCTCGATCAGGGCAATCCCCCGGGAGCGGCTTCTGGGCCTTTTGTCCGAGGCGCCTTTGCGGGAGGAGTTCATCAGAAATCTGGTGGGCAAGATGAGGTTTCTTTCGCAGCAGCTCTACGTTCTGGCTACCATGGACGTGCGGCAGCGCCTGGCCCGGTTTCTGGCGGTCCGGTTCGGTCAGGTCCCGTTGATCACTCTGGATTTGAACAAACAGGAAACCGCTGCAGCGATCTCGGTGCGGCCCGAGACGCTCTCCCGTGCCCTGGCCGCCCTGAAAGATGAGGGCCTCCTGGGCTGGTCCGGCAAGACCATCACCGTGGACCCCCGATTCTGGAAAGATATCTAG